From a single Parambassis ranga chromosome 2, fParRan2.1, whole genome shotgun sequence genomic region:
- the ndufs5 gene encoding NADH dehydrogenase [ubiquinone] iron-sulfur protein 5, translated as MPIVDLQSRLGINMDRWMLVQSGEQPYKRAARCHAFEKQLIECGDGIGQVRAKKECQLEYEDFYECMHRQKTHERLYAIRQQRDKLIKEGKYTPPAHHTGNNDESS; from the exons ATGCCTATCGTGGACCTTCAGTCGCGGCTCGGCATCAACATGGACCGCTGGATGCTGGTGCAGAGCGGAGAGCAGCCCTATAAGAGGGCGGCGCGCTGTCACGCCTTCGAGAAGCAGTTGATCGAGTGTGGTGATGGCATCGGGCAGGTCCGCGCCAAGAAGGAGTGCCAGTTGGAGTATGAGGATTTCTATGAGTGCATGCACAGGCAGAAGACG cACGAGCGACTGTATGCCATCCGTCAGCAGCGTGACAAGTTAATAAAGGAGGGAAAATACACGCCGCCAGCGCACCACACAGGCAACAATGACGAGTCGTCTTGA